A genome region from Salvia splendens isolate huo1 chromosome 19, SspV2, whole genome shotgun sequence includes the following:
- the LOC121778200 gene encoding uncharacterized protein LOC121778200, protein MGGDLRFMILKYLPKCINYYCFDEVDLKDGAEINLVELEFQGNCLHKDIPAYPGFVCIGDALFMAGGVFYDVPHPTFFKQISPTNYLSTAPLPVVGSSPVTWTRSPTSMDLARAGPMVAPLHDGRIFICGGTPIRSSWVEIYDPKTGQFLPRKLPAHIKRIPIARSCFQWTKELVMIYYDRWVYTELEFKDEHPMSCDIEGHQPTLLQYNLVTDKWIVFADNIPPPIDEMNKRNLIYVGGDLLFSIDYSYSWLVYDLSSRKVVGNVSVKLPGAKISGARVIDAFYVGGKTDVKSTSWFFYVFMPNVIKHQFRGVQYAKVEVVQRKDGDLYATVHMNGVLGISPYSDIYIIASSKRDAEEDMLEASTTSSKRDAEEDMLEASTTSSKRDAEEDMLEASTTSSSSKRDALLEERGKEKVMRSE, encoded by the exons atggggggCGATCTACGGTTCATGATTTTGAAGTACTTACCTAAGTGTATCAACTACTATTGTTTTGACGAGGTGGATTTGAAGGATGGCGCTGAAATTAATCTAGTAGAATTAGAATTTCAAGGAAATTGTCTGCATAAAGACATTCCGGCTTACCCTGGATTTGTTTGTATCGGTGATGCCTTGTTCATGGCCGGAGGTGTCTTCTACGACGTCCCACATCCCACTTTTTTCAAACAGATATCTCCAACAAACTACTTGTCAACTGCGCCACTACCTGTTGTTGGTTCATCACCTGTGACTTGGACTCGTAGCCCCACTAGTATGGATTTAGCCCGAGCCGGCCCCATGGTAGCCCCATTACACGATGGCAGGATATTCATCTGCGGGGGCACTCCTATAAGAAGTAGTTGGGTTGAGATCTACGACCCCAAGACAGGCCAGTTCCTCCCTAGGAAATTGCCTGCCCACATCAAGCGTATTCCTATAGCAAGATCTTGCTTTCAGTGGACCAAAGAACTGGTTATGATATACTATGATAGATGGGTTTACACCGAACTAGAATTCAAAGACGAACACCCCATGTCCTGCGACATCGAAGGACATCAACCCACACTCCTCCAGTACAACTTGGTTACAGACAAGTGGATAGTCTTTGCAGATAACATCCCTCCCCCAATAGATGAAATGAataagaggaacctcatctatGTGGGTGGAGACCTTCTATTCAGTATCGACTATTCATATAGTTGGTTGGTCTACGATCTGTCCTCGAGGAAGGTGGTGGGAAACGTGAGTGTGAAGCTTCCGGGTGCGAAGATTTCGGGTGCGAGGGTTATTGATGCTTTCTATGTTGGCGGCAAGACTGATGTTAAAAGTACTAGTTGGTTCTTCTACGTATTCATGCCTAATGTGATTAAACACCAGTTTCGTGGTGTTCAATATGCCAAGGTCGAAGTAGTCCAACGCAAGGACGGGGATTTGTATGCTACAGTTCACATGAACGGTGTCTTGGGAATCTCTCCCTATTCCGACATCTACAT TATTGCAAGCTCTAAGAGAGATGCAGAGGAGGACATGTTGGAGGCAAGCACAACCAGCTCTAAGAGAGATGCAGAGGAGGACATGTTGGAGGCAAGCACAACCAGCTCTAAGAGAGATGCAGAGGAGGACATGTTGGAGGCAAGCACAACCAGCTCCAGCTCTAAGAGAGATGCATTGTTGGAGGAGAGAGGGAAAGAGAAGGTGATGAGAAGTGAATGA
- the LOC121778201 gene encoding UDP-sugar pyrophosphorylase-like has translation MGAYILVLPEGRSTIAIKGQSIFLQDLALDGALVIDAEVKVGGTVHNAGWAIEKVDYKDTSVPEEVRIRGFKIIKVEQLEKTYNEPGKYSLSP, from the exons ATGGGGGCTTACATTCTCGTATTACCGGAAGGAAGATCTACCATTGCCATTAAGGGCCAAAGCATCTTTCTCCAGGATCTTGCCTTGGATGGAGCTCTAGTTATCGATGCTGAG GTTAAAGTAGGAGGAACTGTGCACAACGCCGGATGGGCCATTGAAAAAGTCGATTACAAGGATACTTCAGTGCCTGAAGAAGTGAGGATCAGAGGTTTCAAAATTATCAAAGTGGAGCAGTTGGAGAAGACATACAACGAGCCCGGAAAGTATTCATTAAGCCCCTGA